In Bacillus cytotoxicus NVH 391-98, the following are encoded in one genomic region:
- a CDS encoding DUF3942 family protein, translating into MSFLDEFARGVKEYLENEKSEKMIKDGHRDVIFRYLYQLEIKIGVVRNPDFSFFTSGLRSHIVVENIEFKTEVNTEHNIIEITKIVDKVATSLDTIIVQDGELFALGRNEKFTTRILEDYLREVFSEKLGLSLNE; encoded by the coding sequence GTGAGCTTCCTAGATGAATTTGCAAGAGGAGTTAAAGAGTATTTAGAAAACGAGAAGAGTGAAAAAATGATTAAGGATGGGCATAGAGATGTGATCTTTCGATATTTATATCAACTAGAAATTAAAATAGGGGTTGTAAGAAATCCCGATTTTTCTTTTTTTACATCGGGTTTACGTTCGCATATAGTAGTGGAAAATATCGAATTTAAAACGGAAGTGAATACTGAACATAATATAATTGAAATTACAAAAATTGTTGATAAAGTAGCTACTTCTCTTGATACAATTATTGTACAAGATGGAGAATTATTTGCTTTAGGTCGTAATGAAAAATTTACAACAAGGATCTTAGAAGACTATTTACGGGAAGTATTTAGTGAAAAGTTAGGATTATCATTAAACGAATGA
- a CDS encoding DUF3925 family protein, translating into MVLIMKTAQHKMLSNREFYFVLYMMLLFVAGWVMDVNGLFLSKYFTLAGMITLPLVGGIVGFFIMSISKNHSK; encoded by the coding sequence ATGGTGTTGATAATGAAAACTGCACAACATAAAATGCTTTCCAATCGTGAGTTTTATTTCGTATTATATATGATGTTATTATTTGTCGCTGGCTGGGTAATGGATGTAAACGGACTATTTTTAAGTAAATACTTTACTTTAGCTGGTATGATTACACTTCCACTTGTTGGAGGAATCGTTGGATTCTTCATTATGTCAATCAGTAAAAACCACTCAAAATAA
- a CDS encoding lipase family protein — translation MADEVLKLTSDRGKLELAATHIYDFNKGEGIYNKSIIENEAALEANFDATIIDFKEDKETGLGAYALRDEATKEIVIVFVGTQTGKDNNADVKTDAKIGLNNLAGTELAIEQYDQAEQFYRDIRDEYKGAKITLTGHSLGGGIADTVALRNKQDNIDVLTLNPAPVLNSDVIKYGDGSDMKNIRNIINQNDPLHTAIQAADFTTPGQMYIIPNGAGHSYAFKEKDYDKNGSLIALKTLESQNDTGFDFIPGPFELSASAGKLYTGIVPGIFDRKPYVGEEFIAGAAINLMAANIPVGSIIAGISLIGDFSAANVKVQQLVNEAKNAAIKYSIVAILEIKSTVDTAVDWIETTLAKCKEKVLEVLESVFNAAVDFLAGSVNVYLAASEILEIAKEVAGSYIQDLLDMFKGDFQIDTNVTAIVAEHILAHRHSLLNLFMNDSSRGINRSLLGEISKDVKELSKDLKQLNEDVSEAVFSMMAKDEELGAVAYY, via the coding sequence ATGGCAGATGAAGTTTTAAAACTTACCTCTGATAGGGGGAAATTAGAGTTAGCCGCAACACATATATATGATTTCAATAAAGGAGAAGGAATATATAATAAATCTATTATAGAAAATGAAGCAGCATTAGAGGCTAATTTTGATGCCACTATTATAGATTTTAAGGAAGATAAAGAGACAGGCCTAGGAGCATATGCTCTTCGGGATGAAGCGACAAAAGAAATTGTAATTGTATTTGTGGGAACACAAACAGGAAAAGATAATAATGCTGATGTTAAAACAGATGCGAAAATTGGTCTTAATAACTTAGCTGGTACAGAATTAGCAATTGAGCAGTATGATCAAGCGGAACAATTTTATAGAGATATTAGAGATGAATATAAAGGTGCTAAAATAACTTTAACAGGACATTCGCTAGGTGGAGGGATAGCTGATACAGTTGCACTAAGAAACAAACAAGATAACATTGATGTGTTGACTTTAAACCCAGCTCCTGTTTTGAATAGTGATGTAATCAAGTATGGGGACGGATCTGATATGAAAAATATCCGAAATATTATCAATCAAAATGATCCGTTACATACTGCAATTCAAGCAGCTGATTTTACAACTCCGGGACAAATGTACATTATACCGAATGGTGCTGGTCATTCTTATGCTTTTAAAGAAAAAGATTATGATAAAAATGGAAGTCTAATAGCGTTAAAAACCTTAGAAAGTCAAAATGATACAGGATTTGATTTTATTCCTGGCCCCTTTGAACTTTCAGCATCAGCTGGAAAGTTGTATACAGGGATTGTTCCTGGCATATTTGATAGAAAACCGTATGTCGGAGAAGAGTTTATAGCAGGTGCAGCGATAAATTTAATGGCTGCAAATATTCCAGTTGGATCTATTATTGCTGGAATTTCATTGATTGGGGACTTTTCAGCTGCTAATGTAAAAGTCCAGCAATTAGTAAATGAGGCTAAAAATGCTGCGATTAAATACAGTATAGTAGCAATTCTAGAAATTAAGAGTACGGTAGATACAGCTGTAGATTGGATCGAGACGACACTCGCTAAATGCAAAGAAAAGGTATTAGAAGTACTGGAGAGTGTATTTAATGCAGCTGTAGACTTTTTAGCAGGAAGTGTCAATGTTTACTTAGCAGCAAGTGAAATTTTAGAGATTGCCAAAGAAGTAGCTGGTTCTTATATACAAGATTTACTAGATATGTTTAAAGGGGATTTCCAAATAGATACCAATGTGACTGCGATTGTTGCAGAACATATTTTAGCTCATCGTCATTCTTTATTGAATCTTTTTATGAATGATAGTAGTAGAGGAATAAACCGTTCATTATTAGGTGAAATCTCAAAAGATGTAAAAGAGCTCTCAAAAGATTTGAAACAATTAAATGAAGATGTTTCAGAAGCAGTATTTTCTATGATGGCAAAAGATGAGGAATTAGGTGCGGTTGCATATTATTAA
- a CDS encoding GNAT family N-acetyltransferase has product MIRKLTKRDHEQVLAFLKEEISINLFILGDIEAFGYDADFQELWGYFTENKMLQSVLLRFHDSFILYGKGNFSIADYEVILSPHKPLKISGKSDIVEKLEDVHGIHLGTKNKTYFCECKDDTALPKTMIHTAIKQATLEDVERIMHLRNNIEEFPQSKQSEKILRQSLETNTGRTYYIEENGEMVSSASTSAENSLSAMIVGVCTHPDYRGKGYASYILQKMIQDFKKEERTLCLFYNNPAAGRIYKRLGFQDIGTWTMYR; this is encoded by the coding sequence ATGATACGGAAATTAACAAAGCGTGATCATGAACAGGTTCTTGCATTTCTAAAAGAGGAAATATCCATTAACCTATTTATCCTTGGTGATATTGAAGCATTTGGATACGATGCAGACTTTCAAGAATTATGGGGGTACTTTACAGAAAATAAGATGTTGCAGTCTGTATTACTGCGCTTTCATGATTCATTTATCCTATATGGAAAGGGCAACTTTTCTATTGCGGACTATGAGGTTATTCTCTCGCCTCACAAACCACTTAAAATCTCTGGTAAATCAGACATTGTAGAAAAACTTGAAGATGTACATGGTATACATCTTGGAACAAAAAATAAAACATATTTTTGTGAATGTAAAGATGATACTGCCTTGCCAAAAACGATGATTCATACGGCAATTAAACAAGCAACATTAGAGGATGTCGAGCGCATTATGCATCTTCGAAACAATATTGAAGAATTTCCACAGTCGAAGCAATCTGAAAAAATATTACGACAATCACTCGAAACAAATACAGGACGTACATATTACATTGAAGAAAATGGAGAAATGGTCTCTTCCGCTTCTACATCAGCCGAAAATTCTTTATCTGCAATGATCGTTGGAGTATGTACACATCCGGATTATCGCGGCAAAGGATACGCTTCCTACATTTTACAAAAAATGATTCAAGATTTTAAGAAAGAAGAAAGAACACTTTGCTTGTTCTATAATAACCCAGCTGCCGGGAGGATTTATAAACGGTTAGGATTTCAAGACATTGGAACGTGGACAATGTATCGATAA
- a CDS encoding formate--tetrahydrofolate ligase, with protein MTTTTTVKSDIEIAQEARMKKIQDIAAELDILEEELEPYGHYKGKLSLDIFKRLQTKTEGKVVLVTAINPTPAGEGKSTVTVGLGQAFHKIGKKAVIALREPSLGPTMGLKGGAAGGGYSQVVPMEDINLHFTGDIHAITTANNALAAFIDNHIQQGNALQIDTRKIVWKRCVDLNDRALRNVVIGLGGPVQGVPREDGFDITVASEIMAVFCLATDIQDLKARLSRIVVAYNFENQPVTVKDLGVEGALTLLLKDALKPNLVQTLENTPAIIHGGPFANIAHGCNSVIATTMAAKLGDYVITEAGFGADLGAEKFLDIKARAAGIKPEAVVIVATIRALKMHGGVAKDQLKEENVDALAKGMENLQKHVETIQSFGVPFVIAINKFITDTDAEVAYLQKWCNERGYEVSLTEVWEKGGQGGVDLAEKVLKVIEKGENKYAPLYDLNASLEEKIRTIAQKVYGAKDIEFAPKARKQLAQFEGEGWGNLPVCMAKTQYSLSDDATKLGRPSDFIVTIRELKPSIGAGFIVALTGTMLTMPGLPKQPAALQMDVNEDGKAVGLF; from the coding sequence ATGACAACTACTACAACAGTTAAATCTGATATTGAGATTGCACAAGAAGCTCGTATGAAAAAGATTCAAGACATTGCAGCTGAATTAGACATTTTAGAAGAAGAACTGGAACCTTACGGTCATTATAAAGGAAAATTATCCCTCGATATTTTTAAGCGCTTACAAACAAAAACAGAAGGAAAAGTTGTTTTAGTAACAGCAATTAACCCAACTCCAGCAGGGGAAGGGAAATCAACGGTTACAGTTGGCTTAGGGCAAGCGTTTCATAAGATTGGTAAAAAGGCAGTCATCGCTCTTCGTGAACCATCCCTTGGGCCGACGATGGGTTTAAAAGGTGGTGCAGCAGGCGGAGGCTATTCGCAAGTTGTGCCAATGGAAGATATTAACCTTCATTTTACAGGCGATATTCATGCGATTACAACAGCGAATAATGCATTAGCGGCATTTATCGATAACCACATCCAACAAGGAAACGCACTTCAAATTGATACGCGTAAAATTGTTTGGAAACGTTGCGTTGATTTAAATGATCGCGCTCTTCGAAATGTTGTAATTGGCCTTGGTGGACCAGTTCAAGGTGTACCGCGCGAAGATGGATTTGATATTACAGTAGCATCTGAGATTATGGCTGTATTCTGCCTTGCAACGGATATTCAAGATTTAAAAGCACGTTTATCTCGCATTGTAGTGGCTTATAATTTTGAAAACCAACCAGTTACAGTGAAAGATTTAGGTGTAGAAGGTGCGTTAACGCTTTTATTAAAAGATGCATTAAAACCAAACTTAGTACAAACATTAGAAAATACGCCCGCTATTATTCATGGTGGTCCATTTGCGAATATCGCTCATGGTTGTAACAGTGTAATCGCAACAACAATGGCTGCGAAATTAGGCGACTATGTTATTACAGAGGCTGGCTTTGGTGCAGATTTAGGTGCTGAGAAGTTTCTTGATATTAAAGCGCGTGCGGCAGGAATTAAACCGGAAGCGGTTGTTATTGTTGCAACAATTCGTGCGCTAAAAATGCATGGCGGTGTAGCGAAAGATCAGCTAAAAGAAGAAAATGTAGATGCATTGGCAAAAGGAATGGAAAACTTACAAAAACACGTTGAAACGATTCAAAGCTTTGGAGTTCCATTCGTTATTGCAATTAATAAATTTATTACAGATACAGATGCCGAAGTAGCATATTTACAAAAATGGTGTAATGAACGTGGCTACGAAGTATCCTTAACAGAAGTTTGGGAGAAAGGTGGTCAAGGTGGTGTAGATCTTGCCGAGAAAGTATTGAAAGTAATTGAAAAAGGTGAAAATAAATACGCACCACTGTATGATTTAAACGCATCATTAGAAGAAAAAATTCGTACAATTGCTCAAAAAGTGTACGGCGCAAAAGATATTGAATTTGCTCCGAAAGCACGTAAGCAGTTAGCACAATTTGAAGGAGAAGGTTGGGGGAACTTGCCGGTATGCATGGCGAAAACACAATATTCTCTTTCTGACGATGCAACAAAATTGGGACGTCCATCTGACTTTATTGTGACAATTCGTGAACTAAAACCATCTATTGGTGCAGGGTTTATCGTTGCGTTAACAGGCACAATGTTAACAATGCCAGGCCTTCCAAAACAACCTGCTGCGCTTCAAATGGATGTAAATGAAGATGGTAAAGCAGTCGGTTTATTCTAA
- a CDS encoding glutathione peroxidase — translation MTVYHFSVKTMTGEERSLRDYEGKVLLIVNVASKCGFTPQYKGLQSLYEKYKEQGFEILGFPCNQFGGQEPGEEEEILNFCEMNYEVTFPLFAKIDVKGKHAHPLYQYITKQAPGILGIKAVKWNFTKFLIGRDGIVMNRFAPQIKPEELEKAIETLLL, via the coding sequence ATGACTGTTTATCATTTTTCTGTTAAAACAATGACTGGAGAAGAGAGGTCGCTCCGAGATTATGAGGGAAAGGTACTTTTAATTGTAAATGTTGCTAGTAAATGTGGGTTTACACCACAGTATAAAGGGTTACAATCTTTATATGAGAAGTATAAAGAGCAAGGATTTGAAATTTTAGGATTTCCATGTAACCAATTTGGAGGACAAGAACCAGGAGAAGAAGAGGAGATTTTAAATTTTTGTGAAATGAATTATGAGGTAACCTTCCCATTGTTTGCAAAGATTGATGTGAAAGGTAAACATGCTCATCCACTATATCAATATATAACAAAACAAGCGCCGGGCATATTGGGAATAAAAGCTGTAAAATGGAATTTTACAAAGTTTTTAATTGGTCGTGATGGAATAGTAATGAATCGTTTTGCTCCGCAAATAAAGCCAGAAGAATTAGAGAAAGCAATTGAAACACTTCTGCTCTAA
- a CDS encoding DUF3952 domain-containing protein codes for MKVKKKVKGMIVMTIVVSLLGGCGSSKPEALKGTKIEYERLIKALDEGDMKTVMSASDDGYAHVEEQSIQSVMEEKEDGTHNKRLYQSTDGIYFWEERNIYGTTKQTTTNLIENANKAHKDDDYKKEEVYSTNFIYKNGQVQSSNQNLDILPVKFIIDRLQGIGKLKPEDARKGFDEPNRISYSLTESQFQQIINDKLHLQYDKFGTASIVIYFNRAKDLKEKPMEIDELKISVDYEKKNDQGKMVTHIQQILVGFDDKEENTRNAKTKYLEYKNQFNSSK; via the coding sequence ATGAAAGTGAAAAAGAAAGTTAAGGGGATGATTGTGATGACAATAGTAGTGAGTTTATTAGGTGGATGTGGTTCATCTAAACCAGAAGCTCTAAAGGGAACGAAAATTGAGTATGAAAGATTGATAAAGGCGTTGGATGAAGGGGATATGAAGACGGTTATGTCTGCGAGTGATGATGGGTATGCTCATGTAGAAGAACAGAGTATACAATCTGTTATGGAGGAAAAAGAGGATGGTACTCATAATAAGAGGCTATATCAATCAACAGATGGAATATATTTTTGGGAAGAAAGAAATATATACGGTACTACAAAGCAAACTACAACAAATTTAATAGAGAATGCTAATAAAGCGCATAAAGATGATGATTATAAAAAAGAAGAAGTATATAGCACGAATTTCATTTATAAAAATGGACAAGTACAAAGCTCAAATCAAAATCTTGATATTTTACCAGTTAAATTCATTATAGATCGTTTACAAGGAATTGGAAAATTAAAGCCAGAAGATGCCAGAAAAGGATTCGATGAACCGAATAGAATTTCGTACAGTTTAACAGAATCGCAGTTTCAACAAATTATTAATGATAAATTACATTTACAATATGATAAATTTGGTACAGCTTCAATTGTTATTTATTTTAACCGGGCCAAAGATTTAAAAGAAAAACCTATGGAAATAGATGAATTAAAGATATCCGTGGATTACGAGAAAAAAAATGATCAGGGAAAGATGGTAACACATATTCAACAAATATTAGTAGGGTTTGATGATAAAGAAGAAAATACGCGAAATGCAAAAACAAAATATCTAGAATATAAAAATCAATTCAATAGTAGTAAATAA
- a CDS encoding class I SAM-dependent methyltransferase — translation MTKFNWHKSAEKQWNRNAESWNRNSQEMWDHGSRSTIIPFFEKYVEKGEKVLDIGCGDGYGTYKLSIAGYKVCGIDLSEQMIQKAKERGEGENLSFIKGDLLALPFENERFSAIVAINSLEWTEDPLQSLHEIKRILYSGGYACIALLGPTAKPRENSYPRLYGENVVCNTMMPWEFEKLAKEQGFQVVDGMGVYKRGVNEKMLEQLSVELRQALTFLWVFMLKK, via the coding sequence ATGACAAAGTTTAATTGGCATAAATCAGCAGAGAAACAATGGAATCGTAATGCAGAATCTTGGAATCGAAATAGTCAAGAAATGTGGGATCATGGTAGCCGTAGTACAATTATCCCATTTTTTGAAAAGTATGTAGAAAAAGGAGAGAAGGTTTTAGATATTGGTTGTGGTGATGGGTATGGTACATATAAATTAAGTATAGCAGGGTATAAAGTATGCGGAATTGATTTATCGGAGCAGATGATTCAAAAAGCAAAAGAACGAGGAGAAGGAGAGAATTTATCTTTTATAAAGGGAGATTTATTAGCATTGCCATTTGAAAATGAGCGTTTTTCAGCGATAGTAGCTATTAATTCTTTAGAATGGACAGAAGATCCATTGCAGTCATTGCATGAGATTAAGCGTATTTTATATAGTGGTGGATATGCTTGCATAGCACTTTTAGGACCAACAGCAAAACCGCGTGAAAATAGCTATCCCCGTTTATACGGTGAAAATGTTGTTTGTAATACGATGATGCCGTGGGAATTTGAAAAATTAGCGAAGGAACAAGGGTTCCAAGTCGTGGATGGCATGGGTGTTTATAAGCGGGGAGTAAATGAAAAAATGCTTGAGCAATTATCTGTAGAACTACGGCAAGCATTAACTTTTTTGTGGGTATTTATGTTGAAGAAATAA
- a CDS encoding DUF4176 domain-containing protein, with product MKDYMEKVLPLGSVVRVSFAEEEDADYVITTRGLLLDDNTFYDYGGVLYPVGLTAETYKLFNHSDIVEVKFEGYRNKIESQFAAKFKIWRNEFVEKVIEKNKSKQQDQAVETQE from the coding sequence ATGAAAGACTATATGGAAAAAGTATTGCCTTTAGGGAGCGTAGTGAGAGTAAGTTTTGCGGAAGAGGAAGACGCAGATTATGTAATTACTACAAGGGGCCTTTTGTTAGATGATAATACTTTCTATGATTATGGAGGAGTATTATATCCAGTAGGCTTGACAGCAGAAACATATAAACTATTTAATCACTCTGATATTGTAGAAGTGAAATTTGAAGGATATCGAAATAAAATTGAAAGTCAATTTGCGGCTAAGTTTAAAATATGGCGGAATGAGTTTGTTGAAAAGGTAATAGAGAAAAATAAAAGCAAGCAACAAGATCAAGCGGTAGAAACGCAAGAGTAG
- a CDS encoding DEAD/DEAH box helicase has product MIKDMQPFLQQAWEKAGFKECTEIQAQAIPTILDGQDVIAESPTGTGKTLAYLLPLLHKINPEVKQPQVVILAPTRELVMQIHAEVQKFTAGTEISGASLIGGADIKRQVEKLKKHPKVIVGSPGRILELIRMKKLKMHEVKTIVFDEFDQIVKQKMIDTIFDVIKSTMRDRQLVFFSATMTKEAEEVARDFAVQPQFICVKRAETKSLVEHMYIVCERREKNEYVRRIMHTGQVKAVAFLNDPYRLDEIAEKLKYRKMKAAALHAEASKQEREATMRAFRSGKLEILLATDVAARGLDINDLTHVIHLELPDTLDQYIHRSGRTGRMGKEGTVISLVTPQEERKLLQFANKLGIVFKKQEIFKGTFVESKPKAPKKKKPAFTGKRKPR; this is encoded by the coding sequence ATGATAAAAGATATGCAACCATTTTTACAACAAGCTTGGGAGAAGGCGGGTTTTAAAGAGTGTACTGAAATTCAAGCACAAGCAATTCCAACGATTTTAGACGGACAAGACGTTATTGCTGAATCTCCAACAGGAACAGGAAAAACATTAGCGTATTTATTACCCCTTTTACATAAGATTAATCCAGAAGTAAAACAGCCACAAGTTGTGATTTTAGCGCCAACACGCGAACTTGTTATGCAAATTCATGCAGAAGTTCAAAAGTTTACAGCGGGAACGGAGATTTCCGGTGCATCTTTAATTGGCGGTGCTGATATAAAGCGACAAGTAGAGAAATTGAAGAAGCATCCGAAAGTAATTGTCGGTTCACCTGGACGTATTTTAGAATTAATTCGCATGAAAAAATTAAAAATGCACGAAGTGAAAACAATTGTATTTGATGAGTTTGATCAAATCGTAAAACAAAAGATGATAGATACGATATTTGATGTCATCAAATCAACAATGCGTGACCGCCAATTAGTATTCTTCTCGGCAACAATGACAAAAGAGGCGGAAGAGGTAGCACGTGATTTTGCTGTGCAACCACAATTCATATGCGTGAAACGTGCAGAAACAAAAAGCTTAGTAGAGCATATGTATATCGTTTGTGAGCGCCGTGAGAAAAATGAGTATGTAAGAAGAATTATGCATACAGGTCAAGTGAAAGCGGTAGCATTCTTAAACGATCCGTACCGCTTAGATGAAATTGCAGAGAAATTAAAGTATCGCAAAATGAAAGCAGCAGCTCTTCATGCAGAAGCAAGTAAACAAGAACGAGAAGCAACAATGCGTGCATTCCGCAGCGGGAAACTAGAAATTTTACTTGCGACAGACGTAGCGGCTCGTGGGTTGGATATTAACGACTTAACACATGTCATTCATTTGGAACTACCAGATACGTTAGACCAATACATTCACCGTTCAGGGCGTACAGGACGTATGGGGAAAGAAGGAACCGTTATTTCTCTTGTCACACCACAGGAAGAACGTAAATTACTGCAATTTGCGAACAAATTAGGCATCGTGTTTAAGAAACAAGAAATTTTTAAAGGCACATTCGTAGAGTCGAAGCCGAAAGCACCAAAGAAAAAGAAACCTGCATTTACTGGGAAAAGAAAACCGAGATAA
- a CDS encoding DUF3952 domain-containing protein, with amino-acid sequence MKLKKKVKGMIIMTIVAGLFSGCSFGETKIDYEKFVKALDEEDMKTVMSASDDGYAHLEERVIHSTLEEKEDGIYKKNVYQTTDGVYNTKEKNLYGRTMQTVTTKIDTRKEKDKIKNYNKEKVYSTNIKYENGQVQSTNRNLEVSQVKLLMNHLHGVGKLKMKPDGDKKGFDEPNSVGYELTEAEFQQIINDKLKLQYDEYDGSSLVLSFDAAKDSKEKPMELSELSVSVNYKKKNEEGKVVTNILQIRVYFAGKKYNDSKALKDYGEYEKQYSNNK; translated from the coding sequence ATGAAATTGAAAAAGAAAGTTAAGGGGATGATTATTATGACGATAGTTGCGGGTTTATTTAGTGGGTGTAGTTTTGGGGAAACGAAAATAGACTACGAGAAATTTGTAAAAGCGTTGGATGAAGAAGATATGAAGACGGTTATGTCTGCGAGTGATGATGGATATGCGCATTTAGAAGAACGAGTGATACATAGTACACTGGAAGAAAAAGAAGATGGTATATATAAAAAAAATGTATATCAAACCACTGATGGGGTATATAACACGAAAGAAAAAAACTTATATGGTCGTACAATGCAAACAGTCACTACAAAAATTGATACAAGAAAAGAAAAGGACAAAATAAAAAACTATAACAAAGAAAAAGTATACAGTACAAATATTAAATACGAAAACGGCCAAGTACAAAGTACAAATCGAAACTTAGAAGTTTCTCAAGTGAAGCTTCTTATGAATCATCTTCATGGAGTAGGGAAACTAAAGATGAAGCCTGATGGTGATAAAAAAGGATTTGATGAGCCTAATTCAGTAGGATATGAATTAACCGAAGCGGAATTTCAACAAATTATAAATGATAAATTGAAGTTACAATATGATGAATATGATGGTTCGTCACTTGTACTTAGCTTCGATGCTGCAAAAGATTCGAAAGAAAAGCCGATGGAGTTATCAGAGCTAAGTGTCTCTGTAAACTATAAGAAAAAGAATGAAGAGGGGAAAGTGGTTACGAATATTTTACAAATTAGAGTATACTTTGCCGGAAAAAAATATAATGATTCAAAAGCATTAAAAGATTATGGTGAGTATGAAAAACAATATAGTAATAATAAATGA
- the ytfJ gene encoding GerW family sporulation protein, with the protein MEHPIQGLMKAAMENLKEMVDVNTIVGEPVQTADGGVVLTVSKVAFGFGAGGSDFQTHDGPKTSGNAAFGGGSAGGVSITPVAFLVVNKDGVNILHLQNATHLAEKVIELAPQTIDKIQSIFQKNEKQTEPHRPQNPDEIA; encoded by the coding sequence GTGGAACATCCAATTCAAGGATTGATGAAAGCGGCAATGGAAAATTTAAAGGAAATGGTCGATGTTAATACAATTGTTGGAGAACCTGTTCAAACGGCTGACGGTGGTGTTGTATTAACAGTATCCAAAGTAGCGTTTGGTTTTGGAGCAGGAGGGTCTGACTTCCAAACTCATGATGGGCCGAAAACAAGCGGTAATGCTGCATTTGGTGGCGGAAGCGCAGGGGGTGTTTCTATTACACCAGTAGCGTTTCTTGTTGTGAATAAGGACGGTGTGAATATTCTTCACTTACAAAATGCGACGCATTTAGCTGAAAAAGTAATAGAACTGGCCCCGCAAACCATTGATAAAATCCAGTCTATTTTTCAAAAAAATGAAAAACAGACTGAGCCGCATCGCCCGCAAAATCCAGATGAAATTGCGTAA